The following coding sequences lie in one Benincasa hispida cultivar B227 chromosome 6, ASM972705v1, whole genome shotgun sequence genomic window:
- the LOC120079500 gene encoding WAT1-related protein At1g25270-like isoform X2: protein MVMGLKVGVLVMIFVQISYVLMNVIYKLAVEDGMNMRVLVAYRAMFAAAFMLPLALLFERKSRPKLSRVTIYQAFLCGLLGVTLAQNLYIEGLALTSTTFAVAVTNLNPAFTFILAVCFRVEKLRVGTMGGKAKVVGTVVGIGGAMISTFYQGIQIQIPTTHFNVLHHNPAPQVHVASSYDSFTRRLLGSIFALASCAAYALWLIAQGKMNESYPYYYSSTALMTVMGFLQSLLLAICTVRDWNQWRLGFNIRLLSAAYSGIIPSGVVIAFISWCLTKRGPLFVSIFNPLAIVVMAIVGYLILDEKLHLERILEGPLALYYSSIVEFSIKTFDQRPLQT from the exons ATGGTGATGGGGTTAAAAGTTGGAGTTTTGGTGATGATTTTTGTGCAAATCTCGTATGTTTTGATGAACGTAATCTACAAGTTGGCTGTGGAAGATGGGATGAATATGAGGGTTTTGGTTGCTTATCGTGCCATGTTCGCGGCTGCTTTTATGCTTCCTCTTGCTCTTCTTTTcgaaag GAAAAGCCGACCAAAACTTTCGCGGGTGACAATTTATCAAGCATTTCTTTGTGGATTATTAGG GGTAACACTTGCACAAAACTTATACATTGAAGGCCTAGCTTTGACCTCTACAACATTCGCTGTAGCTGTGACCAATCTCAATCCTGCATTTACATTCATCCTTGCAGTTTGTTTTCG GGTTGAGAAATTGAGGGTGGGAACGATGGGAGGGAAGGCGAAGGTTGTGGGGACAGTGGTGGGGATTGGTGGGGCCATGATTTCTACATTTTACCAAGGCATTCAAATTCAGATCCCCACCACACATTTCAACGTATTGCATCACAACCCGGCCCCACAAGTACACGTGGCATCATCTTACGACTCCTTCACCCGACGCCTCTTGGGCTCCATCTTTGCTCTTGCCAGTTGTGCGGCTTACGCACTCTGGTTGATAGCCCAG GGAAAAATGAACGAGTCATACCCATACTATTACTCAAGCACTGCTTTGATGACGGTCATGGGGTTTCTTCAGTCGCTTCTTCTTGCAATCTGCACTGTTAGGGATTGGAATCAATGGAGGCTGGGCTTCAACATTAGGCTTCTTTCTGCTGCTTATTCG GGAATTATACCATCAGGAGTAGTGATTGCATTTATATCTTGGTGTCTTACCAAAAGAGGGCCACTATTTGTGTCGATCTTTAACCCGCTTGCAATTGTTGTGATGGCTATAGTTGGTTATTTAATTCTCGATGAAAAATTACATTTGGAAAG GATACTAGAAGGACCTCTAGCTTTGTATTATTCGAGCATTGTGGAATTTAGTATCAAAACATTTGACCAACGTCCTTTGCAAACTTAA
- the LOC120079500 gene encoding WAT1-related protein At1g68170-like isoform X1 has protein sequence MVMGLKVGVLVMIFVQISYVLMNVIYKLAVEDGMNMRVLVAYRAMFAAAFMLPLALLFERKSRPKLSRVTIYQAFLCGLLGVTLAQNLYIEGLALTSTTFAVAVTNLNPAFTFILAVCFRVEKLRVGTMGGKAKVVGTVVGIGGAMISTFYQGIQIQIPTTHFNVLHHNPAPQVHVASSYDSFTRRLLGSIFALASCAAYALWLIAQGKMNESYPYYYSSTALMTVMGFLQSLLLAICTVRDWNQWRLGFNIRLLSAAYSGIIPSGVVIAFISWCLTKRGPLFVSIFNPLAIVVMAIVGYLILDEKLHLESILGATLIVCGLYMVLWGKSKEVKTTITSSQDLQQTA, from the exons ATGGTGATGGGGTTAAAAGTTGGAGTTTTGGTGATGATTTTTGTGCAAATCTCGTATGTTTTGATGAACGTAATCTACAAGTTGGCTGTGGAAGATGGGATGAATATGAGGGTTTTGGTTGCTTATCGTGCCATGTTCGCGGCTGCTTTTATGCTTCCTCTTGCTCTTCTTTTcgaaag GAAAAGCCGACCAAAACTTTCGCGGGTGACAATTTATCAAGCATTTCTTTGTGGATTATTAGG GGTAACACTTGCACAAAACTTATACATTGAAGGCCTAGCTTTGACCTCTACAACATTCGCTGTAGCTGTGACCAATCTCAATCCTGCATTTACATTCATCCTTGCAGTTTGTTTTCG GGTTGAGAAATTGAGGGTGGGAACGATGGGAGGGAAGGCGAAGGTTGTGGGGACAGTGGTGGGGATTGGTGGGGCCATGATTTCTACATTTTACCAAGGCATTCAAATTCAGATCCCCACCACACATTTCAACGTATTGCATCACAACCCGGCCCCACAAGTACACGTGGCATCATCTTACGACTCCTTCACCCGACGCCTCTTGGGCTCCATCTTTGCTCTTGCCAGTTGTGCGGCTTACGCACTCTGGTTGATAGCCCAG GGAAAAATGAACGAGTCATACCCATACTATTACTCAAGCACTGCTTTGATGACGGTCATGGGGTTTCTTCAGTCGCTTCTTCTTGCAATCTGCACTGTTAGGGATTGGAATCAATGGAGGCTGGGCTTCAACATTAGGCTTCTTTCTGCTGCTTATTCG GGAATTATACCATCAGGAGTAGTGATTGCATTTATATCTTGGTGTCTTACCAAAAGAGGGCCACTATTTGTGTCGATCTTTAACCCGCTTGCAATTGTTGTGATGGCTATAGTTGGTTATTTAATTCTCGATGAAAAATTACATTTGGAAAG TATATTAGGGGCAACTTTGATTGTTTGTGGATTGTATATGGTGTTATGGGGTAAGAGTAAAGAGGTGAAGACTACAATAACATCATCTCAAGACCTTCAACAAACAGCCTAA
- the LOC120079500 gene encoding WAT1-related protein At1g25270-like isoform X3, with protein sequence MVMGLKVGVLVMIFVQISYVLMNVIYKLAVEDGMNMRVLVAYRAMFAAAFMLPLALLFERKSRPKLSRVTIYQAFLCGLLGVTLAQNLYIEGLALTSTTFAVAVTNLNPAFTFILAVCFRVEKLRVGTMGGKAKVVGTVVGIGGAMISTFYQGIQIQIPTTHFNVLHHNPAPQVHVASSYDSFTRRLLGSIFALASCAAYALWLIAQGKMNESYPYYYSSTALMTVMGFLQSLLLAICTVRDWNQWRLGFNIRLLSAAYSTTLLFPLFGRELYHQE encoded by the exons ATGGTGATGGGGTTAAAAGTTGGAGTTTTGGTGATGATTTTTGTGCAAATCTCGTATGTTTTGATGAACGTAATCTACAAGTTGGCTGTGGAAGATGGGATGAATATGAGGGTTTTGGTTGCTTATCGTGCCATGTTCGCGGCTGCTTTTATGCTTCCTCTTGCTCTTCTTTTcgaaag GAAAAGCCGACCAAAACTTTCGCGGGTGACAATTTATCAAGCATTTCTTTGTGGATTATTAGG GGTAACACTTGCACAAAACTTATACATTGAAGGCCTAGCTTTGACCTCTACAACATTCGCTGTAGCTGTGACCAATCTCAATCCTGCATTTACATTCATCCTTGCAGTTTGTTTTCG GGTTGAGAAATTGAGGGTGGGAACGATGGGAGGGAAGGCGAAGGTTGTGGGGACAGTGGTGGGGATTGGTGGGGCCATGATTTCTACATTTTACCAAGGCATTCAAATTCAGATCCCCACCACACATTTCAACGTATTGCATCACAACCCGGCCCCACAAGTACACGTGGCATCATCTTACGACTCCTTCACCCGACGCCTCTTGGGCTCCATCTTTGCTCTTGCCAGTTGTGCGGCTTACGCACTCTGGTTGATAGCCCAG GGAAAAATGAACGAGTCATACCCATACTATTACTCAAGCACTGCTTTGATGACGGTCATGGGGTTTCTTCAGTCGCTTCTTCTTGCAATCTGCACTGTTAGGGATTGGAATCAATGGAGGCTGGGCTTCAACATTAGGCTTCTTTCTGCTGCTTATTCG actactCTCTTGTTTCCTCTTTTTGGTAGGGAATTATACCATCAGGAGTAG